From the genome of Kaistella daneshvariae, one region includes:
- a CDS encoding T9SS type B sorting domain-containing protein: MDCSYPLTGSCLKLQVKDIPTVYETTSYEMSSVPYVPAAPYTSGTKLNADADDTFINKLTIPFGFCYFGNVYNEVVVGSNGMLAFNTAQVGNQNYPNVMSPNPSITLPHNSIFGVYSDLFFSKNDESEIYYQVVGTAPSRKFIVSFYKGTIVGCEVTSTTQIVLHEGSNIIEIFVEDKPAPCDGAKFKNSLLGISNSDGTVGYSPEERNTGVWGAKKEGWRFTPAGGEVVPMLTWYNSAKQLVGTGQKVTVCPTKSDVYTVKIEYPVCGSAANILQDEFPVTYAVDFPVLNNYSFVYCSGSSPTVNLNDFTKNLTTQDPSNFNFTFYATREDAKDGINPIPTDYTVNNTPVYVRAENKTDAGCFQTAVLNLSTIGASLLTNTVNVCDINNNGVENNYDLTILDTQLFNLPIQGTIRYFLTAADATANTNEVKIANLTESTKLYIRYETSSCFHVFDPVSVHFVKSPDVPAEVNYPAFTVCDELRDYSEPFNFPANVGPLLNADPRAVLSYYEDSRDAYAGVPSKLKTIHEGQYPVYVRVQIPGDICFSVATVNFDIKFNKVESVNITKKICFTGTPTEMSVDLALSALGMLKQSPIGITNGYFATLQDAIENKNPISPQQTVIINGSFVSKAFYVRFTDQTGCFAVKKLELNLIRITVNANPVVCDFYQDGQENILLSTLNGQVVGGQDVTLTYFASRADADANTNPITSAVIKTGNNKLFIRMVSSCAMEVKEINVKLVSTPVVVPTYAADFGIVCDNNNDGVELFNISQFQSKIYSGTEKVTYNYYTGYNSANNTLTGLISNPTAFPAKGDVTVYVKVTGPGGCFSVSTLNIKIQFKPTIVLTQKATLEKCDFELDANETFDLTAGIPLLFSPEKNTYTIDDLVVTYYKTRADAENGQRKISSTFKTSANGITTLWARFTSSSQSCYSVAQLDLFTAYPPKARDAQITGLCDNNFDGLYEVDLTAYTDRMIFGTAVKDYTFTFFRTQSEAQSFSSTPIANPSSFTFPSTLTRLWVRVENVPGCFDIAFIDLKYGTKVPINKGPFNLNPCDAGNNKTETVNLTQLQTKIYGSQATFEYYESNEDLANGKQIATPSSYIYTATAAPKKVIVKVLAPGFCAEKTEINLSLRQSPVFSVADQYFCLQEPANFRPNFSGLNITKFEWLDPSGKVVSTTDKLLNVVVAGRYKINVTAANGCTFSTEFNAVPYIVPVIKSVTLNGNIFTVTATGDRPMLYSSDGVNFQASNLFNADNLPFGVTQFFVRYADSACFSDAKNGLKLHNTFTPNADGINDTWVIDQLDLFNGEKLNLKVFNRYQEKIFEQESATRLEWDGKNLSRVVATDSYWYVLTLPDGTIYTGWVLLKNRN, encoded by the coding sequence GTGGACTGCAGCTATCCCTTAACCGGAAGTTGCCTGAAACTTCAGGTAAAAGACATCCCTACTGTATACGAAACTACTTCGTACGAAATGTCCTCCGTTCCGTACGTGCCGGCTGCGCCGTACACTTCCGGCACCAAATTGAATGCGGATGCGGACGATACTTTTATTAATAAACTCACTATTCCTTTCGGTTTCTGTTATTTTGGTAATGTGTACAACGAGGTAGTTGTGGGGAGTAATGGTATGCTCGCTTTTAATACTGCTCAGGTAGGAAACCAGAATTATCCCAACGTGATGAGTCCCAATCCAAGTATTACACTGCCGCACAACAGTATTTTTGGGGTGTACAGCGACTTATTTTTTTCAAAAAATGATGAATCGGAAATCTACTACCAGGTTGTGGGCACAGCACCATCACGAAAGTTTATTGTCAGCTTCTATAAAGGGACCATCGTAGGGTGCGAGGTCACAAGCACCACTCAAATTGTGCTGCATGAAGGCAGTAACATCATTGAAATCTTTGTAGAAGATAAACCGGCGCCTTGTGATGGTGCAAAATTTAAAAATTCACTTTTAGGAATAAGCAATTCAGATGGTACGGTTGGTTATTCTCCTGAAGAAAGAAATACTGGTGTTTGGGGAGCTAAAAAAGAAGGCTGGAGGTTTACACCCGCCGGCGGCGAAGTAGTGCCTATGCTGACCTGGTATAATTCAGCAAAACAGTTGGTTGGTACCGGCCAAAAAGTTACAGTTTGTCCTACAAAAAGTGATGTTTACACCGTGAAAATTGAATATCCGGTGTGCGGCAGCGCGGCAAACATTCTTCAGGATGAATTTCCGGTTACTTACGCGGTAGATTTTCCTGTTTTGAACAATTACAGTTTTGTTTACTGCAGCGGAAGCTCACCGACCGTGAACCTGAATGATTTTACTAAAAATCTTACCACCCAGGACCCGTCCAACTTCAACTTTACGTTTTATGCGACGCGCGAGGATGCGAAAGACGGCATAAATCCCATTCCAACGGATTATACCGTTAATAATACTCCCGTTTACGTACGTGCTGAAAATAAAACAGATGCCGGATGTTTTCAGACTGCGGTTTTAAATTTGTCAACCATCGGTGCAAGTTTGCTTACAAACACCGTAAACGTTTGCGACATCAATAATAACGGGGTTGAAAATAACTATGACCTTACGATACTCGATACACAGCTTTTCAATCTGCCAATTCAGGGAACAATCCGCTATTTTTTAACGGCTGCAGACGCAACAGCCAATACCAATGAAGTAAAAATTGCCAATTTAACAGAATCAACCAAGCTGTACATCCGTTATGAAACGAGTAGCTGTTTTCATGTTTTTGATCCTGTTAGTGTTCATTTTGTAAAATCGCCCGACGTTCCTGCAGAGGTGAATTACCCGGCTTTCACGGTCTGCGATGAATTGCGCGATTACTCCGAACCGTTTAACTTTCCCGCAAATGTTGGTCCGTTACTTAACGCAGATCCGCGGGCCGTACTGAGCTATTACGAAGATTCGCGAGATGCTTATGCCGGAGTTCCATCCAAATTAAAAACCATTCACGAAGGTCAATATCCGGTGTACGTGCGGGTACAGATTCCAGGAGATATCTGTTTCAGCGTTGCTACAGTAAATTTTGATATTAAATTTAATAAAGTAGAATCTGTAAACATTACAAAGAAAATCTGCTTTACCGGAACACCTACAGAAATGTCTGTGGATTTGGCGCTTTCTGCCTTAGGAATGCTGAAACAGAGTCCTATTGGTATTACTAATGGTTATTTTGCTACTTTACAGGACGCAATAGAAAACAAGAATCCAATATCTCCACAGCAAACGGTGATTATAAACGGCAGTTTTGTCAGCAAGGCTTTTTACGTGCGCTTTACCGACCAAACGGGATGTTTCGCCGTGAAAAAACTGGAGTTAAACTTAATTAGAATCACGGTAAACGCCAATCCGGTAGTTTGTGATTTTTACCAGGACGGGCAGGAAAATATTCTACTTTCCACCTTAAACGGCCAAGTTGTAGGTGGTCAGGATGTAACTTTAACATACTTTGCTTCACGCGCTGATGCTGATGCCAATACCAACCCAATAACATCAGCTGTAATTAAAACCGGCAATAATAAACTCTTCATCAGAATGGTTTCCAGCTGTGCCATGGAAGTGAAAGAGATCAACGTAAAATTGGTTTCCACGCCAGTGGTTGTGCCAACATATGCGGCGGACTTCGGAATAGTTTGTGACAACAACAATGACGGAGTTGAGCTTTTTAACATTTCACAATTCCAGTCTAAAATTTACAGCGGTACAGAAAAAGTAACCTATAACTATTACACCGGCTACAATTCTGCTAATAATACCTTAACCGGCTTAATATCAAACCCCACAGCTTTTCCAGCTAAAGGCGATGTTACCGTGTATGTAAAAGTTACCGGACCCGGCGGCTGTTTTTCCGTCAGCACTTTAAATATCAAAATTCAATTTAAGCCAACAATTGTCTTAACGCAAAAAGCAACCTTGGAAAAATGTGATTTCGAACTGGATGCTAACGAAACATTTGATTTAACTGCAGGAATTCCGCTCTTATTTTCTCCTGAAAAAAATACCTATACCATCGACGACCTGGTTGTCACTTATTACAAAACAAGAGCCGACGCCGAAAATGGGCAAAGAAAAATATCCAGCACTTTTAAAACCAGCGCCAATGGTATTACCACGCTTTGGGCAAGATTTACTTCAAGCTCCCAATCGTGCTATTCCGTAGCGCAACTCGATCTGTTCACCGCGTATCCGCCAAAAGCCCGCGATGCCCAGATTACCGGCTTGTGCGATAACAATTTCGACGGTCTGTACGAAGTGGACCTTACTGCTTATACGGACAGAATGATTTTTGGTACCGCGGTTAAGGATTATACTTTCACCTTCTTCAGAACGCAAAGCGAAGCACAAAGTTTTTCAAGCACACCTATTGCAAATCCGTCCAGCTTTACATTTCCGTCCACTCTTACGCGGCTTTGGGTGCGGGTGGAAAATGTACCGGGTTGTTTTGATATTGCATTTATTGATTTAAAATATGGTACAAAAGTGCCGATTAACAAAGGTCCTTTTAACCTGAATCCTTGCGACGCCGGCAACAACAAAACCGAAACTGTAAATTTAACCCAGCTTCAGACTAAAATATATGGTTCGCAGGCGACTTTTGAGTATTATGAATCCAACGAAGATTTAGCCAACGGCAAACAAATCGCTACGCCAAGCAGTTATATTTATACAGCGACTGCTGCCCCTAAAAAAGTGATTGTAAAAGTTTTAGCTCCCGGTTTTTGTGCGGAAAAAACAGAAATCAATTTAAGTTTGAGACAATCGCCGGTATTCTCGGTGGCCGATCAATATTTCTGCCTGCAGGAACCCGCTAATTTCCGTCCTAACTTTTCCGGATTAAATATCACCAAATTTGAGTGGCTTGATCCTTCCGGTAAAGTGGTTTCCACTACTGATAAGCTGCTGAACGTTGTAGTTGCAGGGCGCTATAAAATAAATGTTACTGCTGCGAATGGTTGTACTTTCAGCACCGAATTTAACGCAGTTCCTTATATCGTGCCGGTCATAAAAAGTGTTACTTTAAACGGAAATATTTTTACGGTAACTGCAACTGGCGACAGACCGATGCTGTATTCCAGCGACGGAGTAAATTTCCAGGCAAGCAATCTTTTCAATGCTGACAATCTTCCGTTTGGCGTTACACAGTTTTTTGTGCGCTATGCAGATTCCGCCTGTTTCAGTGATGCCAAAAACGGTCTGAAACTGCACAACACTTTTACGCCAAATGCCGACGGCATAAACGATACCTGGGTGATTGACCAGCTTGATCTTTTCAATGGTGAAAAATTAAATCTGAAAGTGTTTAATCGTTACCAGGAGAAAATTTTCGAGCAGGAAAGTGCCACGCGACTTGAATGGGATGGTAAAAACCTGTCCAGGGTGGTTGCAACAGATTCCTATTGGTATGTGCTCACCTTGCCCGACGGCACTATTTATACCGGCTGGGTTCTGCTGAAAAACAGAAATTAA
- a CDS encoding glutamine--tRNA ligase/YqeY domain fusion protein: MEDEKRSLNFIEQIIEDDLAAGLPQDKLRFRFPPEPNGYLHVGHTKAICINFGLGEKYGAPVNLRFDDTNPEKEEQEFVDSIKADIEWLGFKYDQELYASDYFDQLYDWAVQMIKDGKAYVDEQPSEVITEQRKNPFENGIESPFRNRPVEESLELFEKMKNGEFEEGSMSLRAKIDMSSPNMNMRDPVMYRILKRPHHRTGDKWKIYPMYDWAHGESDYIEQISHSLCSLEFENHRPLYNWYLDQVYEENTTRNKQREFARMNVSYMITSKRKLQRLVAEKAVTGWDDPRMPTISGMRRLGFTPTSIKNFIERVGVAKRENLIDIQLLEFFVREDLNKVATRVMAVVDPVKLVITNYPENQEEWLETENNPEDENAGTRKVPFSRELYIEREDFKEEGNKKFFRLKLGGEVRLKSAYIIKAESVDKDENGEITTIYATYDPKSKSGSGTEESLRKVKGTLHWVSAAHALPIEVRIYDRLFTTPQPDAEKETDFMEFLNPESLKVVQGFAEPSLKDAEIGHPYQFQRIGYFTKDRDSTPEKPVFNRTVTLKDGFKPE; this comes from the coding sequence ATGGAAGACGAAAAAAGATCCCTCAATTTTATTGAACAAATTATAGAAGACGACTTAGCTGCCGGCTTACCGCAGGATAAATTGCGCTTCCGTTTTCCTCCGGAGCCGAATGGTTATCTTCATGTTGGGCACACCAAAGCGATTTGCATCAATTTTGGTCTAGGCGAAAAATATGGCGCGCCAGTTAATCTTCGTTTTGATGATACCAACCCCGAAAAAGAAGAGCAGGAATTTGTGGATTCCATTAAAGCGGATATCGAATGGTTGGGTTTTAAATATGACCAGGAATTATATGCCTCCGATTATTTCGATCAACTTTACGATTGGGCGGTTCAAATGATTAAAGACGGAAAAGCTTACGTTGATGAGCAACCTTCGGAAGTTATTACCGAACAGCGAAAAAATCCGTTTGAAAACGGGATCGAATCTCCTTTTAGAAATCGTCCCGTTGAAGAAAGCCTGGAACTTTTCGAAAAAATGAAAAACGGCGAGTTCGAAGAAGGATCTATGTCATTGCGCGCGAAAATCGACATGTCTTCACCCAATATGAACATGCGCGATCCTGTGATGTACCGTATTTTAAAGCGACCACACCACCGCACCGGCGACAAATGGAAAATTTATCCAATGTACGACTGGGCGCATGGCGAATCTGATTATATCGAACAGATTTCGCATTCTTTATGTTCATTGGAATTCGAAAATCACCGTCCTTTATATAACTGGTATCTCGACCAGGTTTATGAGGAAAATACCACACGCAACAAGCAACGCGAATTTGCGCGTATGAATGTGTCGTATATGATCACCTCAAAAAGGAAACTTCAGCGCTTGGTCGCAGAAAAAGCGGTGACCGGCTGGGATGACCCGCGTATGCCAACAATTTCCGGAATGCGGAGATTAGGTTTTACGCCAACTTCCATTAAAAATTTTATTGAAAGAGTGGGTGTTGCGAAAAGAGAAAATCTTATCGACATTCAATTGTTGGAATTCTTCGTGCGCGAAGATCTTAACAAAGTCGCAACACGCGTCATGGCGGTAGTAGATCCGGTGAAACTTGTGATTACGAATTATCCGGAAAATCAAGAAGAATGGCTAGAAACCGAAAATAATCCGGAAGACGAAAATGCAGGAACCAGAAAAGTGCCATTTTCGCGGGAACTATATATCGAAAGAGAAGATTTCAAAGAAGAAGGAAATAAAAAATTCTTCCGCTTGAAATTAGGTGGTGAAGTCCGCTTGAAATCAGCCTACATCATTAAAGCTGAAAGCGTTGACAAAGATGAAAACGGCGAAATAACCACGATTTATGCGACTTACGATCCGAAAAGTAAATCTGGCTCCGGAACCGAAGAAAGTTTACGAAAAGTAAAAGGTACACTTCACTGGGTTTCTGCGGCGCACGCGTTGCCAATTGAAGTTCGTATTTACGACCGACTTTTCACCACGCCGCAACCGGACGCTGAAAAAGAAACCGATTTTATGGAATTCCTGAACCCGGAAAGTTTGAAAGTAGTACAGGGTTTTGCTGAACCAAGTTTAAAGGATGCTGAAATCGGCCATCCGTATCAGTTCCAGAGAATCGGCTATTTCACCAAAGACCGCGATTCCACACCGGAAAAACCGGTTTTCAACCGAACGGTCACGTTGAAAGATGGTTTCAAACCTGAATAA
- a CDS encoding YpdA family putative bacillithiol disulfide reductase — protein sequence MNVYDIIIIGGGPIGLNCALEAEKAGLSYLIIEKGTIVNSLYNYPLYMTFFSTADKLEIADIPFISTAPKPGRREALEYYQGIARQRKLNINLYEEVLEISKTEKFAVKTTKNSYLAKNVIIATGFYDIPNLMEVKGENLPKVRHYYSEPYPYANQKVAVIGSSNSAVDAALETYRKGAEVTMIIRHAEISKSVKYWVKPDIINRIEEGSIKAYFNAEVLEITPETIIFKDENQQIHEIENDFVLAMTGYLPNFKFLKDSGIELKNECLKPLYDENTMESNVPGLYLAGVVCGGKDTHLWFIENSRIHAEIIVKDILAKNS from the coding sequence ATGAACGTGTATGATATTATAATTATCGGTGGTGGCCCAATTGGTTTAAACTGCGCTCTGGAAGCCGAAAAGGCCGGACTTTCTTACCTGATTATTGAAAAAGGAACCATTGTAAATTCATTGTACAATTATCCGCTGTACATGACGTTTTTTTCGACGGCGGATAAACTGGAAATTGCAGATATTCCGTTTATTTCAACCGCGCCAAAACCGGGCAGGAGAGAAGCTCTGGAATATTATCAGGGAATTGCGCGCCAGCGAAAACTCAATATCAACCTGTACGAAGAAGTTTTGGAAATCAGCAAAACCGAAAAATTTGCCGTTAAAACGACCAAAAATTCCTACTTAGCTAAAAACGTCATTATTGCCACCGGCTTTTATGACATCCCGAATTTAATGGAGGTAAAAGGCGAAAATCTGCCCAAAGTGCGGCACTATTATTCTGAACCTTATCCGTATGCCAACCAGAAAGTTGCCGTTATCGGTTCCAGCAATTCAGCAGTGGATGCCGCGCTGGAAACTTACCGAAAAGGTGCTGAGGTTACCATGATTATCCGACATGCGGAGATTTCTAAAAGCGTAAAATATTGGGTGAAACCCGACATTATCAACAGGATTGAAGAAGGAAGTATTAAAGCCTATTTTAATGCTGAAGTGCTGGAAATTACGCCGGAAACCATCATTTTTAAAGACGAAAACCAACAGATTCACGAGATTGAAAACGATTTTGTTCTGGCAATGACTGGCTATTTACCGAATTTTAAATTTCTGAAGGATTCCGGAATTGAACTTAAGAACGAATGCCTCAAACCACTTTACGATGAAAACACTATGGAATCCAATGTGCCCGGTTTATATCTCGCGGGCGTGGTGTGCGGTGGAAAGGACACGCACCTGTGGTTCATCGAAAATTCGCGTATTCACGCCGAAATAATCGTGAAAGATATTCTGGCAAAAAATTCCTGA